The DNA sequence CTCACTTTCCATCTTTGAACTTTTTCATCATCTCGTGGATAACATTATAATGTTGTAATGTATGGGATATTCTCCTGTTTCACTTAGAGATCTGAAACTGAAGTGCCTCCCTGTATAGTTCCAGTCACATTATTGATCCTTGAGGTATCTACCTGAACACTAGCTTCAGAGTTTGTTTCTGCCTTAGAACCTGAATCTTGTACCGAGATTTTGCTTCTGGCTTCAAAATCAGCATTATCTCCTCTAACAACAACTTCTTCACTTTGAGTGCTTTCACTGTTTGAAGTTGAATACATTTCTTCATGTGAACTAATTTCACCATCACCACTTGATTCAGTCGCTCTTGATTCTATGATATCGTTACCGTCCACAGGAACACCATTCTCATCATCAAAGCCACGGACACCATTTACCATTGAATTGTGATCCTGAAGAGAATCATTCTTCCTTTCGGTAGGTTGAACTAGAAACTCGTTGTCAGAACTGAGGTCCTTTGTCTCTGACTCTTTCTGTGTGTCCCTTTCATGTCCTTGCTCATCACGATTAACATGTGATATTTGCTCCTCATCCTCTCCAACTTCATGGTGACTAGTATTCTTCGCATCTTTCTCACCGTCCTGATCAGACATTGTCACCTGTTTATCTTCATACCCTACTTGGGAGTTTCCTTCTTGCAATGAATTCTCGTCCAGTCCCACTGCCTCACTATTAGCTTTGAGTTCAATATCAGAATTATCGTCAGTATTGTTCAGTTCTTTGTATATCAATTCCACtttcttttcactttctttccCTTCAGGTCTCCCAAGATCTCCATCATCATTTACTTTGTGCTTCTCTTCAACATTTCCATCCAATACATCAACTCCACCACCCCGATCTTCATCGTTTAGGCTTTCTCCCACAAGAATTGAACCACCTGCATTCGCTTTACGCCCCAAAATACCAGAACCATGTTTTTCAATAACCTCGTTCTGTACACTTCCACTGTAGTCCTTATCACGAGACTGCTTTGCTTGGTATAACAACCACAAGCAAACAGCCAAAACCGACACAATCTGAATGGCCAGCTTTACCCTCTTCCCTTTGGGTCTCTGGCTGCGGCCATTAGACTGAGAATTCATTTAACTCTGCCCTGTAACTCCTTCAAAATATAATAAACGTTTCTTATCAATTCTCCATGAATTTATCACAAGGATAAAGAAACGGTCTATATTACTCACATAAACCTCAAAAtttgagacaaaaaaaatacagaGAATAGTTATCTGCAaccagaaaaattcaaaaaccaaaTTCTTCTAACTATTTGAGCACTTTCCTATTTCTTCATAACATATTAGAACTAGATCTCATCATCACAAACTACTCATTAATTTCCCCATCATTCCAATTTTACATAAGACTTCACAGAGCAAGAAAATTAGATCACCCTGTACTTAGTTGTCAACCAAGTCCAAATCAAAGTCAAACTCATAAAATTCATAAGATTAACAAAAACCAATTGTACTTACAAATTCAAAGCTCAGAATTTTTGATTGTTTCTTCTTCCTAGCAATAACGATCGAATTAACTTTGAACAATTATTTCCATCATAATTcgaaatttcaagaagaaaaaataaagggaGATCAAAATATGAAACTATGAGTAAAAGACTGTACCTTTTTATGAGTAACGTAAAGCTGAGGATCCCTTTGCCTGCAGTTGGAATTTTCTGCGTCGTTTTTCATGGCTGCTTCTTTTGGACTCGGAAAAAAAGGGTGAAGGAAAATATGAGAGAGCGGTTAATTTTTGGTGCGTGGTTCCGAAACTGCCCCGCCGACCAGACGCTTTCAGAGTATGGGTTATATGAAAATATGGTGGAGCAGGGAGGGTAAATTTGGGAAGATGGAAGATGTGGCGTCGTGAATGACGTGATGCCGATGCCGCCTTTGTTAAACACTTAAAACGATCGCAAACCGCTTTGCTCGGAGTAACAGACGGCCATTTGTCTCCTGTGGCTCATTGCCACGTAGACTTGTACACGTCGCCGAAAACCTCAAAGCCCGAGACCGAAGAATTTTGGACGGGCCTTGGATTTCTAATGCTATGAATAGGTTCCACCTGAAACCCAAACAAAAGCCCAAAACTCATTCCAAATTCCAATCCTacattattttctttatctatactattattaagaggagaggctttgttagccagaGTGGACGTGAAAAAACGACTAAATCCTTAGACCATAGAGTTTCTAAAAATATCTTTTAATAAATAGAggatactattattaagagaagaggctttgttagccagaGTGGACGTGAAAAAACGACTAAATCCTTAGACCATAGAGTTTCTAAAAATATCTTTTAATAAATAGAGGATATGATCGTAATAagcaaaataacaaaataaaatttcaatttattttcccCTAAAATCTCTCTCTATAACTTCCTAATTCcacaacaaaaaaggaaaaacaaaaaacaaaaaaatattccaAAACTCCCCACGTTTTCTCTaatgattatttatttatttttatttttcaaaataaaactCACACACAGAGTGTGTGTTTTGGTCTAGTATCTacattactttttcttttttttgagaaaatatctACATTACTTTTAagtaagttcacccgttgggtcactggatcacctactattcactgctttttagtatatattttcattctctgggtcacgaaatacactgtgcccgtgacccagggcacgaaatacactgtgctcgtgactcagagggtgaaattaacactaaaaagcagtgaatagtgggtgacctggtgacccaacgggtgaacttgctcttagggattgttttttttttttttgtcataataCTTTCTAACACTCCCTTTCACAAAACCTAAAAGTCAATCTCTAcactctttaatttttgttttgatgtGAATTGTTCATAATGCTTGTCGGCTTATGTACAAGACTTCTTTTGATAATGGTGTtaggtaaattttttttttttaaaatagttAGGTCAATTCTTAtgaaaatgactttttttttttttttttcctgaataaacggctggtgcggctgctcttaagccttgattaatgaaattcttGAATACAAAAGGAGAAATTGAGTCTACACCcttaattacaataagcatatgaAAAGAACGTTTTATAAAAAAGCCAGTAACGATCAATATATTCTCCGCAATCaatatattcttcttcttatGTATATTGACTTTTACAGTGTGCGAATACTTATAcctttaaattatttattttaacaatatttatcAAAAAGCAAACTTTATCATCTCCGCGATTTATATTCTTATATATTCGTTTGATA is a window from the Rosa chinensis cultivar Old Blush chromosome 2, RchiOBHm-V2, whole genome shotgun sequence genome containing:
- the LOC112185935 gene encoding uncharacterized protein LOC112185935, whose translation is MNSQSNGRSQRPKGKRVKLAIQIVSVLAVCLWLLYQAKQSRDKDYSGSVQNEVIEKHGSGILGRKANAGGSILVGESLNDEDRGGGVDVLDGNVEEKHKVNDDGDLGRPEGKESEKKVELIYKELNNTDDNSDIELKANSEAVGLDENSLQEGNSQVGYEDKQVTMSDQDGEKDAKNTSHHEVGEDEEQISHVNRDEQGHERDTQKESETKDLSSDNEFLVQPTERKNDSLQDHNSMVNGVRGFDDENGVPVDGNDIIESRATESSGDGEISSHEEMYSTSNSESTQSEEVVVRGDNADFEARSKISVQDSGSKAETNSEASVQVDTSRINNVTGTIQGGTSVSDL